One window from the genome of Brachyspira sp. SAP_772 encodes:
- a CDS encoding energy-coupling factor ABC transporter ATP-binding protein, producing MNKVVEFEDVCFSYFAEGEKNFINNLSFSINENSYLALLGKNGSGKSTLIKLMFGIEKANSGKIRILNLDINKKSYEIYKMASLVFQNPDDQIVADIVEFDVAFSMENYSIASKDMHKRIDEVLEIVGLSNRRKDKISSLSGGEKQRLCIASSLALNPKILVLDEPTSMLDSENRKKIIEILNQVHSMGTAIIIVTHHLNEIEYCNDVIFMDNGVISFNGSVNEFVQMLIKSDEFHKLNMPINFQLAYELYKKKNVLIDEYVFDYKMVCDKLWKYL from the coding sequence ATGAATAAGGTTGTTGAATTTGAAGATGTTTGTTTTTCTTATTTTGCAGAGGGTGAAAAAAACTTTATAAACAATCTTAGTTTTAGCATTAATGAAAATAGTTATTTAGCATTGCTTGGTAAGAACGGCAGCGGCAAATCAACTTTAATAAAATTGATGTTTGGAATAGAGAAAGCAAATAGCGGTAAAATAAGAATACTAAATTTGGACATAAATAAAAAGTCTTATGAAATATATAAAATGGCTAGTTTAGTTTTTCAAAATCCAGATGATCAAATAGTTGCTGATATAGTTGAGTTTGATGTGGCATTTTCTATGGAAAACTATTCTATAGCTAGTAAAGATATGCATAAAAGAATAGATGAAGTTTTAGAGATAGTAGGTTTATCTAATAGAAGAAAGGATAAAATATCCTCACTTTCTGGCGGAGAAAAGCAGAGACTTTGTATAGCTTCTTCTTTAGCATTAAATCCAAAAATATTGGTGTTGGATGAGCCTACATCTATGCTTGATAGTGAAAATAGAAAAAAGATTATAGAAATATTAAATCAAGTGCATTCTATGGGAACTGCTATAATAATAGTAACGCATCATCTAAATGAAATAGAATATTGCAATGATGTTATATTTATGGATAATGGAGTTATTTCATTTAATGGCAGTGTTAATGAGTTTGTGCAGATGCTGATAAAAAGCGATGAGTTTCATAAACTTAATATGCCTATTAATTTTCAATTAGCTTATGAATTGTATAAAAAAAAGAATGTTTTAATAGATGAATATGTTTTTGATTATAAAATGGTTTGTGATAAATTATGGAAATATCTTTAA
- a CDS encoding CD3072 family TudS-related putative desulfidase, which yields MNRSKKLAILSHCILNQNSVVKGEYKDINTFLPFVKKLFENNVGILQLPCPETEYYGLKRWGHVKDQFCNVGYKKYIKNRINDFVDIIKEYINNGYEIIGVYGIAGSPSCGVNLTCCGDIGGEISKYKDLEDINSKIKMVNESGVFMETFKIILEENNININFYDVNDYL from the coding sequence ATGAACAGAAGCAAGAAATTAGCAATATTATCACATTGCATATTAAATCAGAATTCTGTAGTAAAGGGTGAATATAAGGATATTAATACTTTTTTGCCATTTGTAAAAAAATTATTTGAAAACAATGTTGGTATATTGCAATTACCTTGTCCTGAAACAGAATATTATGGACTAAAGAGATGGGGACATGTTAAAGATCAATTCTGTAATGTTGGGTATAAAAAATATATAAAAAACAGAATCAATGATTTTGTTGATATTATAAAAGAATATATTAATAATGGATATGAGATAATTGGTGTATATGGTATAGCAGGAAGCCCGAGCTGCGGAGTTAATCTTACATGTTGTGGAGATATTGGCGGAGAGATTAGCAAGTATAAAGATTTGGAAGATATTAATTCTAAAATAAAGATGGTAAATGAGAGCGGGGTATTTATGGAAACTTTTAAGATTATTTTAGAAGAGAATAATATCAATATTAATTTTTATGATGTTAATGATTATTTATAA
- a CDS encoding CD3073 family putative ECF transporter S component, with protein sequence MKNKTYSIVFCAIGVALNIVLSFISSHLKIPFVFFDVIGTVLSAAALGPLYGGITGFITNLITSMLNNPAELPYALVNMIIGIVVGIVSINFGFKIPVAIITGVILAVVAPLVGTPITVLLYGGLTGGTMDIMTGFLVQSGQKIFTAAFIPRIISNIIDKPLSCIIASIIILRIPTSLLNKITSNQKILSQRMSKSEEEI encoded by the coding sequence ATGAAAAACAAAACATATTCTATAGTTTTTTGTGCTATAGGCGTAGCTTTAAATATTGTATTATCTTTTATATCATCACATTTAAAAATACCTTTTGTATTTTTTGATGTAATTGGTACTGTATTGAGTGCTGCTGCATTAGGACCATTGTATGGAGGAATAACAGGATTCATTACAAATTTAATAACATCAATGCTTAATAATCCGGCAGAGCTACCTTATGCACTTGTTAATATGATAATAGGTATAGTTGTTGGAATAGTATCTATTAATTTTGGCTTTAAGATACCTGTAGCTATAATAACAGGAGTAATTCTTGCTGTAGTAGCTCCTTTAGTTGGCACACCTATTACAGTTTTATTATATGGCGGATTAACTGGCGGAACTATGGATATTATGACAGGATTTTTAGTTCAAAGCGGTCAAAAGATTTTTACTGCTGCTTTTATACCTAGAATTATATCAAATATCATAGATAAACCGCTTTCTTGTATAATAGCAAGTATTATCATATTAAGAATACCAACTTCTTTGTTAAACAAAATCACTTCAAACCAAAAGATATTATCTCAAAGAATGTCTAAGTCAGAAGAGGAAATATAA